The Ensifer canadensis genomic sequence TTCCTCATCCTGATGGCGCCGGGCTTTGCCTCGACCGCCAATATCCTCAACGTGCTGCGAACCGTGGCGATGCTGGGGATCATCGCCTTCGGCATGACGGCCGTGATCATTTCGGGCGAGATCGATCTTTCTGTTGGCGCCGGGGTCGCACTGGCGGGATGCATCGTTGCCTGGTTCGCCGACGCCTACACGGACGCAATCGGCGGCTGGAACGCCGTTATCCTCGGCTTTGCCGTAGCGCTTACCGTCGGCTTTTCGCTTGGTTACCTCACCGGCCGCTTCCGGCAGTGGTTCAACGTCCCGACTTTCATTACCACGCTCGCTTTGTTTGCCGCCCTTCGCGGTGTTGCGAACCTCATCACCGGTGGATTTCCGCTGTCGACGTTTCCGACCGGCTTCGATTTCCTCGGTGGCGGCTACCTCTTCGGCATTCCCTTCCCGGTCTATATTTTCGTGCTCACCTTCGCGGCCATGCACTTCCTGATGAAATACACCAGCTTCGGCCGCGAGGTTTATGCCGTCGGTGGCAACATGGAGGCGGCCCGGCTCTCGGGTATCGACATCTGGAAGGTCAAGGCGCTAACGCTCGGCCTCACCGGCGCACTGACGGCGATTTCGGGCACGCTGATCGCCTCGCAGATCGGAGCCGGTACCGGCACGACCGCCACCGGCATGGAGCTTGACGTAATTGCGGCCGTCATCATCGGCGGCACCTCGCTGTTCGGCGGCAAGGGCCGCATCTGGGGAACGTTGATCGGTGTGTTGTTCCTTGGCTGCATCTCCAACGGCATGACCCTGATGAACGTCAGCGAGTACTGGCAGTACGTCGTGCGTGGCGGGATCATCCTTGGCGCCGTGCTTCTCAATCAAGTCCTGGAACGTGTGCGTTAGGGAATTCGGAGCCGATCATGACTGAATTTGCAGGAAAAGTAGCGCTGGTTACCGGAACCTCCGGTATCGGGCTGGCATCGGCCATAAGGCTTGCCACGGCCGGCGCCAAGGTCTTGGCTTGCGGCAACGATGCCGCGGCCAACCAGACGTTCGACCGGATCGCACAGGAGCGTGGCCTGGCAATGGCCTCACGATTGGTCGATGTGTCGGTCGAGGCAGATGTGGCGGCTGCCGTCGCGGCGGTTGTGTCGCGCCATGGTGGTCTTGATATCGTCGTCAACGCCGCCGCCGTTCATCCCTTCGGCACCGTGCTCGACACCAGCTTCGAGACTTGGAACCGGTGCTTGTCCGTCAATGTCGGTTCGATCTACCTGACGGGGCGCTTCGCCATCCCCGAGATGACCAAGCGCGGCGGTGGGGCGATCGTCAACATTTCCTCGGTCCAGGGCCATAGCTGTCAGCAGAATGTCGCCGCCTATGTCGCCACCAAGGGCGCCATCCATGCGCTGACCCGCGCGATGGCGCTCGATCATGCCGACCTCAAGGTGCGGGTGAATTCAGTCAGCCCCGGTTCCGTCCGCACTCCGCTCCTGTCGCTGGCCGCGCGCACCTATGGCGGCGAGGGCGTCAGCGAGGAGGAAGCCTTCGCCCGCTTCGGCGCCGCTCATCCGATCGGCCGCATCGGCGAGCCAGAGGAAGTCGCGGACCTCGTCGCCTATCTCGCATCCGATCGTGCCGGTTTTATCACCGGATCGGACTTCCGCATCGACGGCGGGCTCACCGCCGGCATCGGCGTGAAATAATCGCACAGGGAAAGAACAAGATGAAAATCGGCCTTGGCCTCTATCGTGAACAGCTCACGCCCGACAACTACCGCTTCGCGCTCCAGTCCGGCGCGACCCACATCGTCGCGCATCTGACCAACTATTTCGCCGGCAAGGATCCGAAGATCGACAGCGGCGACAACGGCGGATGGGGCGATTGCTCCACCGACCGCCTTTGGACCTATGAGGAGCTGTCGGCTCTGGTTCAGGACGTGCGGGCAGGCGGGCTCGAACTTGCCGCCATCGAGAATTTTTCGCCACGCTTCTGGCACGACGTCCTGCTCGACGGACCGGAGCGCGATGCGCAGATCGACGCGCTGAAGCAACTGATCCGCGATGCCGGGCGCGCGGGCGTTCCCTGCATCGGCTACAATTTCTCGCTCGCCGGCGTTTACGGCTGGACCCGTGGCCCCTATGCCCGCGGCGGTGCTGAATCCGTCGGCTTCGGCGTTGAAGATCTGCCGGGCGCCGTGCCCGACCCGGACGCGCCCATCCCCGACGGCATGGTCTGGAACATGCGGTATCGCCGCGGTGTGCCTGGCGCCAAACCGGTATCGGTCAGCAACGCCGAGATCTGGGATCGCCTCTCGCGTTTTCTGAAGGATGTGGTTCCGGTCGCCGAGGAAGCCGGTGTCATGCTCGGTGCTCATCCCGACGATCCGCCGGCCGAGGCGCTGCGTGGCACGGCGCGCCTCGTCAACCGGCCGGAAAAGTACGATCGGTTGATGTCGATCGTCGATTCCCCGTCGAACGGGCTGGAGTTGTGCCTGGGCTCGCTTCAGGAAATGCCCGGCGGCGATATCTACGAACATGTCCGCCGGTTCGCGCGCTCGGGCCGCATCGGCTACATCCACTTCCGCAATGTGAAGGGCAAGATGCCGCGCTACGTCGAAACCTTCGTCGACGAAGGCGATATCGACATGGCCGAAATCGTGCGCATCCTGCGCGATGAAAACTATCAGGGCGTGATGATCCCCGACCATACGCCGGCAATGACCTGTGCTGCCTCTTGGCATGCAGGCAAGGCCTTTGCGCTTGGGTACATGCGCGCGTTGGTGCAGAATGCCCATGCCCTCGGACCTTCGCGGTCGCTTGTCCACGATCTCGCGGCTGAATAGGAGGCGCGGATGGTGAGGTCGGTTACCTGTGTTGCCCCGGTCGGCGACAAATGCGGCGAGGGCGCCGTCTGGTCGGCATCCGAGCAGGCGCTCTACTGGAGCGACGTCAATCGATTTCTCGTCCATCGGTATGATGAGGCGAGCGGTTCGGTCCGCTTTTGGATATTCGACGAGCCGGTGGTGGCGGTCTCCCTCACCGACGAGCCAGGGCGGTTGCTTCTGGCGCTAGCCTCAAAACTCGTCTGGTGGTGGCCGGAAACCGACCGGCGCGAGGATCACGGCTTCCGCTTGCCCGGATATCCGCGCGTGCGCCTGAACGACGGTCGTCCCGACCCGGCGGGAAACTTCTGGGTCGGGTCGATGAAGAACAATGTTCTGCCCGACGGCGAGCTTGGCGAGACGGCAGAAGGCGAGGGCATCCTCTACCGCATCGCGCCTGATGGAACGGTGAGCGAGTGGCGGCATGGGCTCGGCATCTCCAACACGCTTTGCTGGAGTCCCGATGGCAGCACCTTCTATTTCGGTGATACGCTCGCCAACGAGATCTACGCCTTCGATTACGCAATAGCGGACTGTTCGATCTCGAACGAACGGACATTCCTTGCTGACTTCTCCCGCGGTTCACCTGACGGCTCGGCGATCGATAGCGATGGCTATCTCTGGAACTGCCGTTTCGGCGGCGGCTGCATCGCGCGCATATCGCCTGAGGGTTCCGTGGCGGAGATCATCGAAATGCCGGTCACCAATATCACGACCTGCACCTTCGGCGGTGCCGACCTGAAGACGCTCTATGTCACGACGGCCAGTATCCTCTCAAAGCCCGGGGAACGGCTCGCCGGCAGCCTTTATGCCCTGACGGTCGACACCCCCGGACTGGCGGAGAACCGTTTTGGCGGGGCGGCATCGAGATGACTGAGACGACAAGGCGCGGCCTGGCCTGGGCGCATGGATGCCTGGCGGTGCAATCCCTGGGCGGCATGCTGGGGCCGGTCACTTTCCTTTTGCCTGATGGACGACAGGTAAGCCCGCTGCATGTCGCACCCTGGGGTTCGGATCCCGACAGAACGACGCTGCCGCCGATCCTGCAGGAATTGCGCGGCGAATGGCCCTGCGTGCCCTTCGGCAGCGACGGCTCGCGCCCGCTGCCGAAAGGCTGGTCGGACGCTGGCGAGACCTTCGCTGGAGCGGATGTGCCGCACGGCCACGGCTCGAACGCACATTGGAGTTGGGGCGACTGCGACGAGCGGCAGATCGTCCTGACGTGCAGCTATCCGGACGGCCATCCCGTGCGCCAATTGCGCCGGCGCATCGTGCCGGACCCGCGGGCCGCCGCCGTCGACATCACGCTCGAGATCGAGGTGCGGCGACCCTGCAGGCTGCCGATCGGCCTGCACCCCACCTTCCGCCTGTCACCCCGGCCCGGATCGGTCTGGCTCGAGCCCGGAGCCTATGGCGAGGTTCGCAGTTTTCCCGGCGACGTGGAGCCGGTGGCGACGCTGTTTGCGCCGGGCGGACGATGGTCGAAGCTTGAGAGCGTCGACGCCCGCGATGGCGCCACCATCGATGCGGCGTCCGTTCCGCTTGACCAGAATGCCGAGGAACTGCTGCAGCTGGTCGGCATCGATGGCGCGATCGCCTTGCACTACCGTGACGAGGGGTTTCGTGCCCGCCTTGAATGGCAGAAAGAGCATTTCCCAAGCCTGTTGCTCTGGTACAGCAATCGCGGCCGCAAGGCCTATCCATGGGATGGGAAACATCTCGCCCTTGGCGTTGAGCCGGTTTGCTCGGCCTTCGATTTCGGCCCGGCGGTCTCGTCAGCCGACAACCCCTTGGCATCGCCAGCCGCGCCCACTTCACTACCCTTCTATCCCGATCAGCCGTTCGTCACGCGCTACCGGATCTCGGTCGAGGCCGCACCCATGGGGTGAAGCCATCATAGGGTGAAGCCATATCTCGCGGGCGATCTGGTGTATCGGGCTGAACCGCTCCGGCCGCGCGCGGCTCATTTCTTCCGACAGGTGCAAGGGTCGTAGCCCCTGGCAAACAACCGGCCGGCCCGCATGCCGATCATGGTCGGAATGTCGCGGACCTGCGAAACGCCCAGAGACCCGGCAATCGCAATCGCTGCCTCGGCACAGATCGCCGCGTCCTCGGCAGCGTTGTGATGTGCGAAGGTCAAGCCGAGATGACCGGCCAGGATGTTTAACTTGTGCGATCCGAGATGCGGCCAGACCTTTTTCGCCATCTTCACCGAGCAGAGATAGGACAGTTCCGGATAATCCTGCCGGTAGAGATCGAGACAGGAGCGCCAGACGCTGAAGTCGAAGGCCGCGTTGTGGGCGATCATGGTGGCGCCGCGAAAGTCGTCGGCGAATTCGTCCATGACTTCGGGAAACTCGCCTGCGTCCTCCACATGCTCCGGGCGGATGCCGTGGATTGCGATGTTGAAGGAGGAGAAGCGCATGGTCTTCGGACGGATGAGCCGTTCCTCGATCCGCACGACCCGGCCATCCTCGATCCAGGCCAGACCGACCGAACAGGCACTGCCGCGCTGCTCGTTGGCGGTTTCGAAATCAATGGCGATGGTCTTCAACGTGGTGTCCCGACTGGTCTTGCGCGGCAAGGTTAAAGCCCTACAGCATCCTTCGCGCGCCCTTTGCACGCAGGAAGAATGCTGTAGCGGTGTGCGGGCGATTCGGCAAAGAGTGCAAAGGGTTCCGGCCAGTCGATCTGGCGCTCGCGACAGCTGTGATCCTGCGCGAATACCACTTGCGTTTCCCGTCAGCGTAGGAGAATCTCCGGATCAGGACAAAACAGGCTTAGGTCGCTGCCGGATACCCCAGGCTGCAACGGCAGCCCCCCAAGTGGAGAAAACCATGCCCACCAGATTTCTTACGGCAATTGCAGTGACGGCGCTTCTGGCGATCTCAGGATGCGCGACAAGTGGCTCCGGCAACACGACCTACGCGCAATCACAAGGGGTCGACCCCGATATCGATCCTACCGGCACCGGCGATGAAACCATGGACGCCGACTAGCCGGCTACTACCGCATGTTTCGTTAGATCGTATTCGCTTTAAGGATAAAAACAGTCAGCAATTCAAAGCGCTACAGCGACCTTTGCGCGTCTAACAAGACGCGCGGCGCTGCAGAATGTCTCCAGTTTAGACTGAGTGGCAGAAACGCTCTACCTCCTTGTTCTTAGACGTTCCTGTCTAAGAACCGCTTCGCACTTTTTCCTGGAAGTGCTGTAACACCCTACCTTGTCCGCTTCCCTTCGCCCGTTTCTCGTGGAGGGGGCGGGCGAGTATCGATGCCGCAATGCTTGTCCAGGCCTGAAGAGAGCGCTCCGCTGCAGGGCATGCCGTTGGGGCCGGCCGTTCCGCGCCGGGAAATAGCAAATTCTAAACATCCCCGAACAGGTGCAGAACGGCTCGGGTGAGGAGCATGTCCGACGGTCGCTGCCTAAGCCAATTGGGAGAGGAACATTTTGCTCGTCTCGATTTCCCCACATTGAAGGCTTGATGTAAGGCGATGGACAAAACCGGTATCGCCTTCCTCATCCTTATCTGCGTGCTCGTCGCAATCGCGCTGAGCATTCTCGCCATCAGGCCGGACGCCGACGTCGCTCCGCCCCCGAGCCCGACAATCGTTCCCAGCAATTAGCGAAACGAAGGCGACGCCCCTTGCCGCCAGTTTCGCCTTGTTTACAATGCTAAAGCTCAAGGCTAGTTGCCCGCTTGCCGGTCGCGGAATGCCGCTTCGCCCGCCTCCGACACTTCGACCCATTTCTTGTCGGGCGCGGCATCTGCGACGTAACTGTCGTTCCAGTTCCACCACTTGTAGGTTGGCGTCTGCGGGTAGCCTGGAGGTGAATCCTCCCAGACCTCCTGCCGGCCCAACGGTGTGATGTCGAGGTAGTTCCAGGTGCTTCCCATCTGTTCGTCACCGCGATTGTTGATGAAGTAGGTGCGGAAGACACGCTCGCCGTCGCGGTAGAACACGTTCGTACCGTGCCATTCGGCCACGCCGAAGTCGGCATCAAAATCGTCGGTGATGGTGAACCACGGTATGTCCCAGCCCATGCGGGCCTTGAGCCGCGCTATGTCAGCCTGCGGCGCGCGCGAAACGAAGACGAGCGTGGTGTCGCGGGCGTTGAGGTGGGCGACGTGGGCCACCTGGTCGGCGACCATGGAGCAGCCTCTGCAGCCATGATCGGGCCAGCCGAACACACCTGGTTCGAAGAAGGCGCGGTAGACGATTAACTGGCGCCGACCGGCAAACAGGTCGGTCAGGCTGGCTCTGCCCTCAGGACCGTCGAAGGTATAAGCCTTTTCAACGGCCATCCATGGCATTCGCCGACGCTCGGCGGCCAGTGCGTCGCGAGCGCGGGTCTGGGCTTTCTCCTTCACCAGCAGTTGCTGGCGCGCTTCTTCCCAGGCTTGCGGAGATACGACCGGTGGTGTCTGCATGGCCGGGTGTCCGCCTTTTTCTGCTGATGTCGTCATGGCGTTTGTAACCTCCTCGTTGGCACGGGCGACTTCGCCCGAGATTGCTCTGAAGATAGTTTCGCACCGGAGTGAAAATAACGGGAGTAACAAGTGTGGCGGCATTCTGGACCTTGCCCGGCGCCAAGCACGCTCCTACTCGTCGGCAAACGCAGCAACCGTGCGCGTTGCAGGCGCGAGGACGCAAACGAGACGACCCTATCGCGAGGCGTAGAACGCCAGACCAATGGCGACGGCGAAGGTGAGGACCGCAAACAGCATGTTCAACGTGGATTGGTACTTGCTGAAACTGTGGGCGGCGCGGCAGCCCGTAAGCGCGCCGAGGGCTCCGCCGCCGATGAAGGAGAGAGCCAGTGGCCAGTCGACCAGACCGGAGAAGGTGTAGCTTGCCCCGGTTGTAAGGCCGAAAGCGGTAATGGCAACCAGCGACGTGGCGATTGCGTTGATCGTCGGCATGCCGGTTGAAACCATCAGGCCCGGAACGATCA encodes the following:
- a CDS encoding DUF899 domain-containing protein: MTTSAEKGGHPAMQTPPVVSPQAWEEARQQLLVKEKAQTRARDALAAERRRMPWMAVEKAYTFDGPEGRASLTDLFAGRRQLIVYRAFFEPGVFGWPDHGCRGCSMVADQVAHVAHLNARDTTLVFVSRAPQADIARLKARMGWDIPWFTITDDFDADFGVAEWHGTNVFYRDGERVFRTYFINNRGDEQMGSTWNYLDITPLGRQEVWEDSPPGYPQTPTYKWWNWNDSYVADAAPDKKWVEVSEAGEAAFRDRQAGN
- a CDS encoding ABC transporter permease, coding for MTLVSQQTAEGGGQNVSLRLLKTYPMEIILAGLVLFLILMAPGFASTANILNVLRTVAMLGIIAFGMTAVIISGEIDLSVGAGVALAGCIVAWFADAYTDAIGGWNAVILGFAVALTVGFSLGYLTGRFRQWFNVPTFITTLALFAALRGVANLITGGFPLSTFPTGFDFLGGGYLFGIPFPVYIFVLTFAAMHFLMKYTSFGREVYAVGGNMEAARLSGIDIWKVKALTLGLTGALTAISGTLIASQIGAGTGTTATGMELDVIAAVIIGGTSLFGGKGRIWGTLIGVLFLGCISNGMTLMNVSEYWQYVVRGGIILGAVLLNQVLERVR
- a CDS encoding 3'-5' exonuclease: MKTIAIDFETANEQRGSACSVGLAWIEDGRVVRIEERLIRPKTMRFSSFNIAIHGIRPEHVEDAGEFPEVMDEFADDFRGATMIAHNAAFDFSVWRSCLDLYRQDYPELSYLCSVKMAKKVWPHLGSHKLNILAGHLGLTFAHHNAAEDAAICAEAAIAIAGSLGVSQVRDIPTMIGMRAGRLFARGYDPCTCRKK
- a CDS encoding SDR family NAD(P)-dependent oxidoreductase; amino-acid sequence: MTEFAGKVALVTGTSGIGLASAIRLATAGAKVLACGNDAAANQTFDRIAQERGLAMASRLVDVSVEADVAAAVAAVVSRHGGLDIVVNAAAVHPFGTVLDTSFETWNRCLSVNVGSIYLTGRFAIPEMTKRGGGAIVNISSVQGHSCQQNVAAYVATKGAIHALTRAMALDHADLKVRVNSVSPGSVRTPLLSLAARTYGGEGVSEEEAFARFGAAHPIGRIGEPEEVADLVAYLASDRAGFITGSDFRIDGGLTAGIGVK
- a CDS encoding mannonate dehydratase, which gives rise to MKIGLGLYREQLTPDNYRFALQSGATHIVAHLTNYFAGKDPKIDSGDNGGWGDCSTDRLWTYEELSALVQDVRAGGLELAAIENFSPRFWHDVLLDGPERDAQIDALKQLIRDAGRAGVPCIGYNFSLAGVYGWTRGPYARGGAESVGFGVEDLPGAVPDPDAPIPDGMVWNMRYRRGVPGAKPVSVSNAEIWDRLSRFLKDVVPVAEEAGVMLGAHPDDPPAEALRGTARLVNRPEKYDRLMSIVDSPSNGLELCLGSLQEMPGGDIYEHVRRFARSGRIGYIHFRNVKGKMPRYVETFVDEGDIDMAEIVRILRDENYQGVMIPDHTPAMTCAASWHAGKAFALGYMRALVQNAHALGPSRSLVHDLAAE
- a CDS encoding SMP-30/gluconolactonase/LRE family protein, whose product is MVRSVTCVAPVGDKCGEGAVWSASEQALYWSDVNRFLVHRYDEASGSVRFWIFDEPVVAVSLTDEPGRLLLALASKLVWWWPETDRREDHGFRLPGYPRVRLNDGRPDPAGNFWVGSMKNNVLPDGELGETAEGEGILYRIAPDGTVSEWRHGLGISNTLCWSPDGSTFYFGDTLANEIYAFDYAIADCSISNERTFLADFSRGSPDGSAIDSDGYLWNCRFGGGCIARISPEGSVAEIIEMPVTNITTCTFGGADLKTLYVTTASILSKPGERLAGSLYALTVDTPGLAENRFGGAASR